The Bacteroidales bacterium nucleotide sequence ATTTATAATAACACCCCGTTGAGCCCATTTAACAAATTGTTCTTTAGGGTTTTCAACATGTTTGCACGAATTTATAATTAGGAGAAAGCCTAGTAAAACCATTGATCTATTCATTGTAGTTTGTCTTTTATGCAGATGAAAATAGAATATGGCTTGCAAAACCATTTTTGCAAAAATAAAAAGACCTGATGGGTTTTCATCAGGTCTGGGTTTATTTATTACTAAGAATTACACGTTAAATCGTATATGTAGAATATCTCCATCCTCAACAATATAGGTTTTACCCTCAACATGAAGTTTACCTTTTTCCTTACAAGCATGTTCAGATCCAAGAGTTATAAAATCATTGTATTTAATCACCTCAGCACGTATAAAACCCCGCTCAAGATCGCTATGGATAACACCAGCAGCTTGTGGTGCAGTCATGCCCTTTTTTATTGTCCATGCCCTATTCTCCTTTTGACCTATTGTAAAAAAGGTTTCAAGGTCAAGCAGTGTATATGCAGCACGTATAAGTTTATTCACACCTGGTTCGCTCAAACCAACATCCTTAAGGAATGCAGAACGATCCTCTTCGCTTTCGAGTTCTGCAATATCAGCCTCAACCTTACCAGCAATTATTAGTATTTCTGTATTCTCGCTTTTTAAAAACTCCTTAGCTTTATCAACATACTTATTCCCATTTACTGCGGATGACTCATCGACATTACAAACATAAATAACTGGTTTTGTAGACAACAAAAATATATCTGCAATAAACCTTTTATCACTCTCTTCAACAGGAGCCGTTCTTGCACTTTGAAGGGATTCTAAATGATCTTTATAGATATTAAGGACTTCTAGCCCATGTTTTGCATCCTTATC carries:
- the ychF gene encoding redox-regulated ATPase YchF, which produces MGLQCGIIGITNVGKTTIFNCMSSTKAQASNFAFSSNKSNISIINVPDSRLYVLEKFQPTDKTVHTTVEIVDIPGLAKGSNKGEGVGNSFLGDIRNCDALIHVLRCFDDENLAHVDGSVDPVRDIETVNFELQVKDLESIEKKIQKLEKTAKTGDKDAKHGLEVLNIYKDHLESLQSARTAPVEESDKRFIADIFLLSTKPVIYVCNVDESSAVNGNKYVDKAKEFLKSENTEILIIAGKVEADIAELESEEDRSAFLKDVGLSEPGVNKLIRAAYTLLDLETFFTIGQKENRAWTIKKGMTAPQAAGVIHSDLERGFIRAEVIKYNDFITLGSEHACKEKGKLHVEGKTYIVEDGDILHIRFNV